A genomic window from Aquitalea aquatilis includes:
- a CDS encoding porin, translated as MNKKLIALALAALPVAHAMADVTIYGTIEADMESSKAYSNSATSGGKLKSTTRIDDTGSLIGFKGNEDLGNGLKAIWQVEQGLSIDGTSKPTTGANASNTFATRDSFIGLQGSFGKVRLGNLSSFLNSDAGAPDAWIYGSGVNGLTYSSINQLDDRYKNSIRYDIPEFVAGLSGAIQYGVDETNANNKQNVWSIGSTYTNSGYFGTFGYVRKANAIGTDKAANYWRVEGGYNANNILAAAYYGHSKLDSDVISNNFAGSTAVGTSGVSHKEAGLTLGYTIGAITPKFSYGRVWGASVEGGSDIKGHLNQYVLGADYALSKRTTAYASYGYVQNTYRDSTNDKYSNEHTVAVGVQHKF; from the coding sequence ATGAACAAGAAGCTGATCGCCCTGGCTCTGGCCGCTCTGCCGGTAGCCCACGCAATGGCTGATGTAACCATTTACGGCACCATCGAAGCCGACATGGAAAGCAGCAAGGCTTACTCCAACAGTGCTACTAGCGGTGGCAAGCTGAAGTCTACTACCCGTATCGACGACACCGGCTCCCTGATTGGTTTCAAGGGTAACGAAGATCTGGGCAATGGCCTGAAAGCTATCTGGCAGGTTGAGCAAGGTCTGAGCATTGACGGTACATCCAAGCCTACGACCGGTGCTAATGCCAGCAACACGTTTGCTACCCGTGACTCCTTTATTGGTCTGCAAGGTTCTTTTGGTAAGGTTCGTCTGGGTAATCTCAGCTCCTTCCTGAATTCCGATGCTGGTGCTCCGGACGCTTGGATCTATGGTAGTGGCGTGAATGGCCTGACCTATAGCTCGATCAATCAGTTGGATGATCGTTACAAGAATTCCATCCGCTACGATATTCCGGAATTTGTAGCTGGCCTGAGCGGTGCTATTCAGTATGGCGTTGATGAAACCAACGCTAACAACAAGCAGAATGTATGGAGCATTGGTTCTACCTACACCAACTCCGGCTACTTCGGCACTTTTGGCTACGTTCGTAAAGCTAACGCTATTGGTACCGACAAGGCTGCTAACTACTGGCGCGTTGAAGGCGGTTACAACGCCAATAACATCCTGGCTGCTGCTTACTACGGTCATTCCAAGCTGGATTCTGATGTTATTTCTAATAACTTTGCAGGGTCGACTGCAGTTGGTACTTCCGGCGTATCCCATAAGGAAGCTGGCCTGACCCTGGGTTACACCATTGGCGCTATCACCCCGAAATTCTCCTACGGTCGCGTATGGGGTGCTTCGGTTGAAGGTGGTTCCGATATCAAGGGTCACCTGAACCAGTACGTACTGGGTGCTGACTATGCTCTGAGCAAGCGTACCACTGCTTACGCTTCCTACGGCTACGTTCAAAACACCTATCGTGATTCCACCAACGACAAGTACTCCAACGAGCACACTGTTGCTGTTGGCGTTCAGCACAAGTTCTAA
- the pilB gene encoding type IV-A pilus assembly ATPase PilB, translated as MEASAGISGLGRALVQNNALLLQDAEAIQRLAQASGISFVEQLIASKKMSAVEVATFASGVFGYPLLDMGAIDPALLPKGMVDEELIGSRRLVPLFKRGNRLYIGTSDPTQTSAFHAITFKTGLTVEVVVVEDDKLSKVIGKYTEDATAAIKALENEDFGDLEFVDPDAPTAHSETNQPDVDDAPVVKFIHKVLLDAITGGASDVHFEPYEKFYRIRYRVDGQLKEIAQPPLLLKEKIASRIKVISRLDISEKRVPQDGRLKLVLSKTHSIDFRVSTLPTLYGEKIVMRILDASAASLDIEQLGFEPEQKKLLLEAIGRPYGMVLVTGPTGSGKTVSLYTCLNLLNKPDINISTAEDPVEINLPGINQVNVNEKAGLTFSSALKAFLRQDPDVIMVGEIRDFETADISIKAAQTGHMVFSTLHTNNAPATLTRLLNMGVAPFNVASSVLLIMAQRLARRLCGHCKAPVDIPDTALLRAGFRQEELDGSWKPYGPVGCDECRGSGYKGRTGIYEVMPITDAMTRLIMQNGTAIDINDLALKEGMVDLRHAGLLKVKRGLTSLAEIEAVTND; from the coding sequence ATGGAAGCTTCTGCGGGGATATCTGGCCTGGGGCGGGCACTTGTTCAGAATAATGCCTTGCTGTTGCAGGATGCAGAGGCGATTCAACGTCTGGCGCAGGCTTCCGGTATCAGCTTTGTCGAGCAATTGATCGCCAGCAAGAAGATGTCGGCCGTGGAGGTGGCGACCTTTGCCTCTGGCGTGTTTGGCTACCCTTTGCTGGATATGGGCGCGATTGATCCTGCCCTGTTACCCAAGGGTATGGTTGATGAAGAATTGATCGGCAGTCGCCGTCTGGTTCCCTTGTTCAAGCGTGGCAATAGACTTTATATCGGCACTTCCGACCCTACCCAGACCTCGGCCTTTCATGCCATTACCTTCAAGACCGGCCTGACGGTTGAAGTGGTGGTGGTTGAGGATGACAAGCTGTCCAAGGTGATCGGCAAGTACACCGAGGATGCTACTGCTGCCATCAAGGCCCTTGAAAACGAGGATTTTGGTGATCTGGAGTTTGTCGATCCGGATGCACCTACCGCACACAGCGAAACCAATCAGCCAGATGTCGATGATGCGCCGGTGGTCAAGTTCATCCATAAGGTGTTGCTGGATGCGATTACGGGTGGTGCTTCCGACGTTCACTTTGAACCGTATGAAAAATTTTATCGTATTCGTTACCGGGTCGATGGCCAACTCAAGGAAATTGCCCAGCCGCCCTTGCTGCTGAAAGAAAAAATCGCCTCTCGCATCAAGGTGATTTCCCGCCTGGATATTTCAGAAAAGCGAGTTCCTCAGGATGGCCGCTTGAAGCTGGTTCTTTCCAAGACCCACTCGATTGATTTTCGCGTGAGTACCTTGCCGACCTTGTATGGCGAGAAGATCGTGATGCGTATTCTTGATGCCTCCGCGGCATCGCTGGATATCGAGCAGCTGGGGTTCGAGCCGGAACAGAAAAAATTGCTGCTAGAGGCAATTGGTCGCCCGTATGGCATGGTGCTGGTTACCGGGCCAACCGGTAGTGGTAAAACAGTGTCGCTTTACACCTGCCTGAATCTCCTGAATAAGCCCGATATCAATATTTCCACGGCAGAAGACCCGGTCGAAATCAACTTGCCGGGCATCAATCAGGTCAACGTCAACGAAAAGGCAGGTCTGACTTTTTCTTCGGCCTTGAAAGCCTTTTTGCGGCAAGATCCCGATGTGATCATGGTGGGTGAAATCCGTGACTTCGAGACGGCGGATATTTCCATCAAGGCCGCGCAGACTGGTCACATGGTATTCTCCACGCTGCATACCAATAATGCTCCGGCCACATTGACGCGTTTGCTCAACATGGGGGTGGCGCCATTTAACGTGGCCAGCTCCGTACTGCTTATCATGGCGCAGCGTCTGGCGCGTCGTTTGTGCGGCCATTGCAAGGCCCCAGTGGATATACCTGATACGGCCTTGCTGAGGGCTGGGTTCCGGCAGGAAGAATTGGATGGCAGCTGGAAACCCTATGGCCCGGTCGGTTGCGATGAGTGCCGCGGTTCCGGCTATAAGGGTCGTACCGGTATTTATGAGGTGATGCCGATTACCGATGCGATGACCCGACTAATCATGCAAAATGGCACGGCGATTGATATCAATGATCTGGCCTTGAAAGAGGGCATGGTCGATCTGCGGCATGCAGGCCTGCTCAAGGTCAAGCGAGGGCTGACCTCGCTGGCTGAAATTGAGGCAGTGACCAACGACTAG
- a CDS encoding type II secretion system F family protein, with product MATVAKKTNPGFIWEWEGKDRSGKVIRGELRAETEAVAKTQLRRQGINVLKVKRRRSGFGRKITEKDITLFTRQLSTMMRAGVPLLQAFDITAKGHSNPAVTKMLLEVRADVETGLSLAEAFRKKPLYFDKLFCNLIAAGETGGVLDSLLDKLATYKEKVMAIKGKIKSAMIYPTAIIATAFIITAVIMIYVIPAFKDLFSSFGADLPAPTLVVIWLSDFFVHWWWLIFGSIFGGIFSFFYAFKRTPKLQEQFDRILLKLPVLGDIIRKATIARWSRTLSTLFAAGVPLVEALDSVGGASGNQVYSEATKLIQNDVSAGSSLSYSMQRTGLFPNMVLQMTSIGEESGSLDQMLDKIADFYEEEVDNAVASLSSLLEPAIMVILGVLIGGLVIAMYMPIFKMGQVVG from the coding sequence ATGGCGACCGTGGCGAAAAAGACAAATCCGGGGTTTATCTGGGAGTGGGAAGGCAAGGACCGGTCCGGCAAGGTCATCCGTGGCGAGCTGCGTGCGGAAACCGAGGCTGTTGCCAAGACGCAATTGCGGCGGCAGGGGATCAATGTACTCAAGGTAAAGCGCCGGCGCAGCGGTTTTGGTCGCAAGATCACCGAAAAAGACATCACGCTGTTTACCCGTCAGCTCTCCACCATGATGCGAGCTGGCGTGCCCTTGCTGCAGGCTTTTGATATCACGGCCAAGGGGCACAGTAATCCCGCCGTCACCAAGATGCTGCTGGAGGTCCGTGCTGATGTGGAGACGGGTCTGTCACTGGCGGAGGCCTTCCGCAAGAAGCCGCTGTATTTCGACAAATTATTCTGCAATCTGATCGCGGCTGGCGAAACCGGTGGTGTGCTGGACTCCTTGCTCGACAAGCTGGCCACCTACAAAGAAAAAGTGATGGCGATCAAGGGTAAGATCAAATCCGCCATGATCTACCCGACGGCGATTATTGCCACGGCCTTCATTATTACTGCAGTGATCATGATTTACGTGATCCCGGCGTTCAAAGACTTGTTCTCGAGCTTTGGTGCTGACCTGCCAGCACCGACGCTAGTCGTAATCTGGTTGTCAGATTTCTTCGTTCACTGGTGGTGGCTGATTTTCGGTTCCATTTTCGGTGGCATTTTTTCTTTTTTCTATGCCTTCAAGCGCACGCCCAAGCTGCAAGAGCAGTTTGATCGCATCTTGCTGAAGCTGCCCGTGCTTGGCGACATCATCCGCAAAGCGACCATTGCCCGCTGGTCTCGTACCCTGTCCACCTTGTTTGCTGCCGGTGTGCCGCTGGTCGAAGCGCTGGATTCGGTTGGTGGTGCCTCGGGTAATCAGGTGTATAGCGAAGCGACCAAGCTGATTCAGAATGATGTCAGTGCCGGTTCCAGCCTCAGCTATTCCATGCAGCGCACCGGGCTGTTTCCCAATATGGTGTTGCAGATGACTTCGATTGGTGAGGAGTCCGGCTCGCTTGACCAGATGCTCGACAAGATTGCCGATTTCTATGAAGAAGAAGTCGACAACGCGGTGGCCTCGCTGTCCAGTCTGCTGGAGCCGGCCATCATGGTGATTCTGGGTGTACTGATTGGCGGTCTGGTCATCGCCATGTACATGCCGATTTTCAAGATGGGTCAGGTGGTAGGTTAA
- a CDS encoding prepilin peptidase, giving the protein MTEMASVFAGNAGLLVVVVLLFGLLVGSFLNVVIHRLPKMMELGWQQECDAYLGREQTVQPKYNLLVPASHCPVCRQEVRPWQNIPLLSYALLRGRCHGCSTAISLRYPAVELLTGGLFALLAWHYGWSVQLPAYLALTAVLVALAFIDADTQLLPDSLTLPLLWAGLLFNLLTGTVALSDAVLGAMAGYLSLWLVYWLFKLATGKEGMGYGDFKLLAAFGAWLGWSMLPLIILLSSLVGAVVGIVLILLARMGRGQALPFGPYLAAAGWIALLWGQDIVAWYLGMYAH; this is encoded by the coding sequence ATGACTGAAATGGCAAGTGTATTCGCTGGCAATGCCGGCTTGCTGGTGGTGGTGGTATTGCTGTTTGGTCTGCTGGTCGGCAGCTTTCTCAATGTGGTGATTCATCGTTTGCCCAAGATGATGGAGCTGGGTTGGCAGCAGGAGTGTGATGCTTACCTGGGACGGGAGCAGACGGTGCAGCCCAAGTACAACCTGCTGGTGCCCGCATCACATTGCCCGGTGTGCCGGCAGGAAGTCCGCCCCTGGCAGAATATTCCCTTGTTGAGTTATGCCTTGCTGCGTGGCCGCTGTCATGGTTGCAGTACGGCGATCAGCCTGCGTTATCCGGCTGTTGAGTTGCTGACCGGAGGCCTGTTTGCGCTGCTGGCCTGGCATTATGGCTGGAGTGTGCAGTTGCCTGCTTACCTGGCGCTGACTGCGGTGCTGGTGGCACTCGCGTTCATTGATGCCGATACCCAGTTGCTGCCGGACAGCTTGACGCTGCCCTTGTTGTGGGCAGGCCTGCTGTTCAATCTACTGACCGGTACTGTTGCACTGTCCGATGCTGTGCTGGGCGCGATGGCTGGCTATCTGAGCTTGTGGCTGGTGTACTGGCTGTTCAAGCTGGCTACCGGCAAGGAGGGCATGGGTTATGGTGATTTCAAATTGCTGGCAGCCTTTGGTGCCTGGCTGGGTTGGAGCATGTTGCCGCTTATCATCCTGCTGTCTTCTCTAGTGGGGGCGGTGGTCGGTATCGTACTGATCCTGCTGGCACGCATGGGCCGTGGCCAGGCCTTGCCATTTGGCCCATATCTGGCCGCTGCCGGCTGGATTGCCTTGCTATGGGGTCAAGACATTGTTGCTTGGTATCTAGGCATGTATGCCCATTAA
- the coaE gene encoding dephospho-CoA kinase (Dephospho-CoA kinase (CoaE) performs the final step in coenzyme A biosynthesis.) — MPINIVGLTGGIGSGKSAAAAQFAELGVPVVDTDVIAHALTAADGAAMPLLAAEFGSQVVAENGALDRAAMRALAFADPDSRRRLESILHPLIRAESVRQLDAARGPYVLLVVPLLFENPDYLALVRRSLLVDCAEEVQLARVQARSGLTAEAVRAIMAAQMPRVQRLARADDVIDNDGSLAALQLQVEAKHQYYLANLAHGQ, encoded by the coding sequence ATGCCCATTAATATTGTTGGCCTGACCGGTGGTATCGGTTCCGGTAAAAGCGCCGCCGCTGCGCAGTTCGCTGAACTGGGCGTGCCGGTGGTGGATACGGATGTCATTGCGCATGCACTGACTGCGGCTGATGGTGCTGCCATGCCGCTGCTCGCCGCAGAATTCGGTAGCCAGGTGGTCGCGGAGAATGGCGCTCTTGATCGGGCGGCGATGCGGGCCTTGGCCTTTGCCGATCCGGATAGCCGCCGCCGGCTGGAGTCCATCCTGCATCCGCTGATCCGCGCCGAATCTGTCCGCCAGTTGGATGCCGCTCGCGGGCCCTATGTCTTGCTGGTGGTGCCCTTGTTGTTTGAAAATCCGGATTATCTGGCACTGGTGCGGCGTAGCCTGCTGGTGGATTGTGCGGAAGAGGTGCAGTTGGCGCGGGTGCAAGCCCGCAGTGGTTTGACCGCCGAAGCGGTACGCGCCATCATGGCGGCGCAGATGCCGCGTGTGCAAAGATTGGCACGGGCGGACGATGTCATTGATAATGACGGCTCGCTTGCGGCATTGCAGCTTCAAGTCGAGGCCAAACACCAGTATTATCTTGCAAACCTTGCCCACGGCCAGTGA
- the zapD gene encoding cell division protein ZapD — protein sequence MISFEFPVTERTRTLLRLEQLYDRLAYFLGKDHPLDHHAGLLVLFELLETASRADLKADLLQELERQKQVLEALRENPNVAEETLEKVLDEIELSSSQLLGVTGKFGQHLRENEWLMAIKQRAGIPGGTCQFDLPSYHLWQQKPAEERRRDMRRWAAPLMPTAEAARILLHLLRDSGKTHHYVARNGAFQQMSGGKVVQMIRIAYDPSLNVLPELSANKYAINVRFVSAVTGESRPRQTECDVEFTLTNCKF from the coding sequence GTGATCAGTTTTGAGTTTCCTGTCACCGAGCGCACCCGTACCCTGCTTCGACTGGAGCAGCTGTATGACCGGCTGGCTTATTTTCTTGGCAAGGATCATCCGCTGGATCATCATGCCGGCCTGCTGGTGTTGTTCGAATTGCTGGAAACGGCGTCACGTGCCGATTTGAAGGCTGATCTGCTGCAGGAGCTCGAGCGGCAGAAACAGGTGCTGGAAGCGCTGCGTGAAAATCCCAATGTGGCGGAAGAAACGCTGGAAAAAGTTCTGGACGAAATCGAGCTGTCCTCCAGCCAGTTGCTCGGTGTGACGGGCAAGTTTGGCCAGCACCTGCGTGAAAACGAGTGGCTGATGGCCATCAAGCAGCGTGCAGGCATTCCCGGTGGTACCTGCCAGTTTGATTTGCCGTCTTATCACCTGTGGCAGCAGAAGCCTGCTGAGGAACGGCGGCGCGACATGCGGCGCTGGGCTGCACCGCTGATGCCGACTGCAGAGGCCGCGCGCATCCTGTTGCATCTGCTGCGCGATAGTGGCAAGACGCATCATTATGTTGCCCGCAATGGTGCTTTTCAGCAGATGTCCGGCGGTAAGGTGGTGCAGATGATTCGCATCGCTTATGACCCCAGCCTGAATGTATTGCCGGAATTGTCTGCCAACAAATATGCGATCAATGTCCGCTTCGTCAGTGCCGTTACCGGTGAAAGCCGGCCACGGCAGACAGAGTGTGATGTCGAATTTACCCTGACCAACTGCAAGTTCTGA
- the yacG gene encoding DNA gyrase inhibitor YacG, with protein MSQAVRTVPCPTCGAAVRWEPASQFRPFCSERCKMIDLGEWASETYRVPAQEESPDSEIDPSRYS; from the coding sequence ATGTCCCAAGCTGTTCGTACCGTACCTTGTCCTACCTGTGGCGCTGCCGTGCGCTGGGAGCCAGCCAGCCAGTTTCGTCCGTTTTGTAGCGAGCGCTGCAAGATGATCGATCTGGGCGAGTGGGCCAGCGAGACTTACCGTGTGCCGGCGCAGGAGGAAAGCCCGGACAGCGAGATCGATCCATCGCGCTACTCTTGA
- a CDS encoding N-acetylmuramoyl-L-alanine amidase, giving the protein MPDSTFDPTRRRLIGAAAATFLLSVSKLGFAGSSQVVAIRIWPASSYTRITLEASDAIKFKQFTISNPNRLVIDLEGVQLNSVLKDISSQIADADPYIKTARAGQFSPDTVRLVLELKTDVKPQAFTLNPVAEYKHRLVVDLYPATGTQDDPLMALLDDYNKGKLTEPPPQVKPKKNDANRPIVVMLDPGHGGEDPGAIGMNGTREKDIVLRIGKQLKRMIDAERNMKAFMTREEDIFIPLGVRVAKARKLNADLFISIHADAAPNRSARGSSVFALSEKGASSAFAKTMAQSENSSDLIGGVKIASKDKFLAHTLLDLTQTATINDSLKLGKIMLGKVGGLNKLHSAQVEQAGFAVLKAPDIPSILVETAFISNPEEEQRLLDGDFQQQMAGSILSGVKSYFTQGAALAARA; this is encoded by the coding sequence ATGCCTGACTCGACTTTCGACCCCACCCGCCGCCGCCTGATTGGCGCGGCTGCCGCCACCTTCCTGCTCAGCGTCAGCAAGCTTGGCTTCGCTGGCAGCAGCCAGGTAGTCGCCATCCGTATCTGGCCGGCCTCCAGCTATACCCGCATCACGCTGGAAGCCAGCGATGCCATCAAGTTCAAACAGTTCACCATCAGCAATCCCAACCGGCTGGTGATTGACCTGGAAGGTGTGCAGCTCAACAGCGTATTGAAAGACATCAGCAGCCAGATCGCCGACGCCGACCCCTACATCAAGACCGCCCGCGCCGGCCAGTTCAGCCCGGACACGGTACGACTGGTGCTGGAGCTCAAGACCGACGTCAAGCCGCAGGCCTTCACCCTCAATCCGGTCGCCGAATACAAGCACCGGCTGGTGGTCGACCTCTACCCTGCCACTGGCACGCAAGACGATCCGTTGATGGCACTGCTGGACGACTACAACAAGGGCAAGCTGACCGAGCCGCCACCCCAGGTCAAACCGAAGAAGAATGATGCGAACCGGCCGATCGTGGTGATGCTGGACCCGGGCCATGGCGGCGAGGATCCGGGCGCCATCGGCATGAATGGCACCCGCGAAAAGGATATCGTGTTGCGCATCGGCAAGCAGCTCAAGCGCATGATTGATGCCGAACGCAATATGAAAGCCTTCATGACCCGCGAAGAAGACATCTTCATTCCGCTGGGTGTGCGCGTCGCCAAGGCACGTAAACTGAATGCCGACCTGTTCATCTCCATCCATGCCGACGCGGCACCCAATCGCAGTGCACGTGGCTCATCGGTATTCGCCCTGTCGGAAAAAGGTGCATCCAGTGCCTTTGCCAAGACCATGGCGCAATCGGAAAACAGCTCGGACCTGATTGGTGGGGTGAAGATCGCCAGCAAGGATAAATTCCTGGCGCACACGCTGCTCGATCTCACGCAGACCGCCACCATCAACGACAGCCTGAAGCTGGGCAAGATCATGCTGGGCAAGGTGGGTGGCTTGAACAAGCTGCATAGCGCCCAGGTGGAGCAAGCAGGATTTGCCGTACTCAAGGCCCCGGACATCCCATCCATCCTGGTCGAGACCGCCTTCATCAGTAATCCGGAAGAAGAGCAGCGCCTGCTGGATGGCGATTTCCAGCAGCAAATGGCTGGCTCCATCCTCAGTGGCGTCAAATCCTACTTCACTCAGGGAGCCGCACTGGCCGCCCGCGCCTGA
- the tsaE gene encoding tRNA (adenosine(37)-N6)-threonylcarbamoyltransferase complex ATPase subunit type 1 TsaE — MDDTSVHCGSLPDETATLALGGALARALQAGVVIFLQGDLGAGKTTFSRGLLAGLGHQGRVKSPTYTLVESYPLADLTVHHFDLYRFADPEEWDDAGFRDYFGQDTVCLVEWPDKAGDLLPIADLTLELEVSGQGRTYRLTASTETGQSCLTRLSTPPAAA; from the coding sequence ATGGATGATACCAGCGTTCACTGCGGCAGCCTGCCCGATGAAACCGCCACCCTCGCCCTGGGCGGTGCGCTGGCGCGCGCCTTGCAAGCCGGCGTGGTAATTTTCCTGCAGGGCGATCTGGGTGCCGGCAAAACCACTTTCAGCCGTGGCCTGCTGGCCGGCCTGGGCCATCAAGGCAGGGTGAAAAGCCCGACCTATACTCTGGTTGAAAGCTACCCGCTGGCCGACCTGACCGTGCACCATTTCGACCTGTACCGCTTTGCCGACCCGGAAGAGTGGGACGACGCCGGCTTTCGCGACTACTTCGGCCAGGACACCGTCTGCCTGGTGGAGTGGCCGGATAAAGCTGGGGACTTATTGCCCATTGCTGACCTGACGCTGGAACTAGAGGTCAGCGGACAGGGTCGCACGTATCGTTTAACCGCAAGCACAGAAACCGGACAGTCATGCCTGACTCGACTTTCGACCCCACCCGCCGCCGCCTGA
- the queG gene encoding tRNA epoxyqueuosine(34) reductase QueG, whose amino-acid sequence MDYPELARQIKAWARELGFADARIGHARLPAEAEHKLQAWLDEGCHGEMDYMARHGALRVKPAELLPGTLTIISVRMHYWPADAQASESVLQDGRLAYLSRYALGRDYHKVIRARLQKLADQIRQAIGDFGYRVFTDSAPVAEVALAAQSGLGWRGKHTLLLNRQQGSLFFLGELFTDLPLPVNEEEDGHCGRCTRCIDICPTQAITAPYKVDARRCISYLTIELKSAIPLELRPLIGNRVYGCDDCQLVCPWNRFAVNTAEADFAVRHGLDHVSLLELFGWSEAMFKEKLAGSPIYRIGYPKWLSNLAVGLGNAPYDPAIVAALEGHQHADEALVAEPVRWALQQQRLRAADSQ is encoded by the coding sequence ATGGATTATCCCGAATTGGCGCGCCAAATCAAAGCCTGGGCACGAGAATTGGGCTTTGCCGATGCCAGAATCGGCCATGCCCGGCTGCCCGCAGAGGCTGAGCACAAGCTGCAAGCCTGGCTGGATGAGGGCTGCCATGGCGAAATGGACTATATGGCGCGGCACGGTGCGCTGCGGGTGAAACCGGCCGAACTGCTGCCCGGCACCCTGACCATCATCAGCGTGCGCATGCACTACTGGCCGGCAGACGCGCAGGCAAGCGAGTCGGTGTTGCAGGATGGCCGGCTGGCCTATCTGTCGCGTTATGCGCTGGGGCGGGACTATCACAAGGTGATACGTGCCCGTTTGCAGAAGCTGGCCGATCAGATCCGTCAGGCCATCGGTGACTTCGGTTATCGGGTGTTCACCGACAGCGCACCGGTGGCCGAAGTGGCGCTAGCCGCCCAGTCCGGCCTTGGCTGGCGCGGCAAGCATACCTTGCTGCTGAACCGGCAGCAGGGTTCGCTGTTCTTTCTGGGCGAACTGTTTACCGACCTGCCCTTGCCGGTGAATGAGGAGGAGGATGGGCACTGCGGCCGCTGCACACGCTGTATTGATATCTGCCCGACCCAGGCCATCACCGCGCCTTACAAGGTGGATGCCCGCCGCTGTATTTCCTATCTGACCATCGAGCTGAAATCAGCCATTCCGCTGGAGCTACGGCCTTTGATCGGCAATCGGGTCTATGGCTGTGATGATTGCCAGCTGGTTTGCCCGTGGAACCGCTTTGCCGTCAATACCGCCGAGGCTGACTTTGCCGTGCGCCATGGTCTGGATCACGTCAGCCTGCTTGAGCTGTTTGGCTGGAGCGAAGCCATGTTCAAGGAAAAACTGGCGGGCAGTCCGATCTACCGTATCGGTTACCCCAAATGGCTGTCCAATCTGGCGGTGGGGCTGGGCAATGCGCCATACGATCCGGCTATCGTTGCTGCACTGGAAGGGCATCAGCATGCTGATGAAGCACTGGTGGCCGAGCCCGTGCGCTGGGCTTTGCAACAACAACGGCTGCGTGCTGCAGACAGCCAATGA
- a CDS encoding GNAT family N-acetyltransferase, with amino-acid sequence MALSLRIVPLTDETGKVTEPELLALCSSLHRQLRPMLPEHGHSYAAKMQRVCSFGARMVAALDGDGKPLGLALYRVYENTYEDLRLYIDDLVSDEAHRSQGIGSQLLDWCADEARRLGCGFQVLDSGTWRTEAHRLYFRKGFSISSFHFTKPLN; translated from the coding sequence ATGGCCCTGTCTTTGCGCATCGTGCCGCTGACTGACGAAACCGGCAAGGTCACCGAGCCGGAATTACTGGCCCTGTGCAGCAGCCTGCACCGCCAGCTGCGCCCCATGCTGCCGGAGCACGGCCACAGCTATGCGGCAAAAATGCAACGCGTCTGCTCGTTTGGCGCACGCATGGTGGCGGCGCTGGATGGTGACGGCAAGCCGCTGGGACTCGCCCTGTACCGGGTATACGAAAACACCTATGAAGACCTGCGGCTGTATATCGATGACCTGGTCAGCGATGAAGCCCATCGCTCGCAAGGCATAGGCAGCCAGTTGCTGGACTGGTGTGCCGACGAAGCCCGCCGGCTGGGTTGCGGCTTTCAAGTGCTGGATTCCGGCACCTGGCGCACCGAAGCGCACCGCCTGTATTTCCGCAAGGGATTCAGCATTAGCTCGTTTCACTTCACCAAGCCGCTCAACTGA
- a CDS encoding MaoC family dehydratase, producing the protein MTVYFEDIKVGDSAEYAKTITEADILLFAAVSGDDNPVHINQEYAETTPFETRIAHGMLTASLISTVVGTRLPGNGTIYLSQSTRFKAPVRIGQTVTARATVVEIFPEKKRVKLATQCLVQGKVILDGESLVIAPSRGD; encoded by the coding sequence ATGACAGTCTACTTTGAAGATATCAAGGTCGGCGATTCTGCCGAATACGCCAAAACCATTACCGAAGCCGATATCCTGCTGTTTGCTGCTGTTTCCGGCGATGACAATCCGGTGCACATCAATCAGGAATACGCCGAAACCACGCCGTTTGAAACGCGTATCGCTCACGGCATGCTGACCGCCAGCCTGATCTCCACCGTGGTCGGCACCCGCCTGCCGGGCAACGGCACCATCTACCTGTCGCAATCCACCCGCTTCAAGGCTCCGGTACGTATCGGCCAGACCGTTACCGCCCGCGCTACCGTAGTGGAAATTTTCCCGGAGAAGAAGCGCGTCAAGCTGGCAACGCAGTGTCTGGTGCAGGGCAAGGTGATTCTGGATGGCGAATCACTGGTGATTGCACCGTCACGTGGCGACTGA